Within the Hippoglossus hippoglossus isolate fHipHip1 chromosome 20, fHipHip1.pri, whole genome shotgun sequence genome, the region aatATTGAACACGGTAACATGTAAAGAGATTATCTTTCAAACATGTTGTCTTTGTCCTCCActataaaataactttttttttttatagcacatGCAGCAAAAGCggtttcagaataaaagaaaacaaacttaaatTCAAGGGAAATTACAGAACTGCAAGGACCAGGGCTCCTGGTTTGATTAGCTACTGCTCTTGCAATTACATAGAGTTGATTATATGTTCTCAGCTACCAGCATTTCTCCAACCACTTCACACCCTGCTGTAATCCCTTTAGAGGGTGAAACCTGACTCCTGTGTAATCCTCCTGCTCGGTCCCAGTGATCACACCGGGACGTTACACGGGACAAAGTAGTTaagagaagaaggagatagATGATAATAAAAACCTCTGCATTAGAACAGAATGTGAAAATGctaaattattatataattataaaataacGGCTAGCGGGTAACATTTGCTGAAACAGAACCAGATTCTCACTTCAGCCCCAAAACCTTGTTATGACAAACCCTGACTATGTACCCTGCAGCTTGATAGACAAACTAAGATTAAACTTTTGTATTATGTCAAAGTATCGTGCACATTAGAGTTACATTTTGTGGTTTTTGGGTTAAATCTAAGGCTTTTACACATATTGTTCAAAAAAtattaatctaaaaaaaaaaaaaacaagagatgcACCGTACCAGATTTAACTACTATCTTATTTCCATCAGACTCTAATAACATAACTAATGCACTTTCAAAAtacaatcattttaaaacacaataatagATCCAAACATATATTTGAACttagtttttatttccccaaatgtgaggatttgatgcttttcttttgtCACGCATCacttaaaataatttttaaaaaataactttaaaacgaaaatataaaaatgaaggTCTATTCAGGAGAAACTTAGATTAATTTATGATAACTTTTGTCGCACACACAAACTTCAATCACTCCATTCAACACTGTGTAAAACCAATAGTGAtcctctcacacgcacacgcacacacacacactctctctctctcacatctgCCAAAAAGTTTTATTAAGCTTGTATATTTATCTTGTGACTCAATATAAACGAAGCTGATGCTAAAACAACACCCTTCTTTGTTAATAACTGCTCAGCTGCACCAGTTGTTTGCAACTTGCTCTACAGGGTAAAACAACAAAGGCTGTTTACAGTAAACAAGGTTTTCAGAGAGTCGAGGGAAACCGACAGTAAACAGTGTGTGGTTCTAGAAAGTGACTTGAAGCTGATTGACAACCTGATGAAGTCTCTCAGTGACGAAGTGATGaacgagctgctgctggagttgtTGTGTTAATCTGTTTGTTTCGAGCAGCCTCGcgtttctcctctgtctgttatTGGGACTTGGAGCTGCTCACTTGGAGCTAACGGGCTAGCAGCCTCTCGTTATCCCGGGGTTGAGCAGCTAGCGGCTGGGGGTTAAATGAGCCGCAACAACACCCACCTTGGTTGCAGAAGAAGCTCCACAGTTTGGCGAATATGAGGCCCATGGTTAAGGTTGTGTGTCCGTCCtgaagcacagcagcagcagcggcggcagcagcagcagcagcagcaccgagCCTCCTCTCAGCTCCGCACCGTACGATCCGTGGCTGGGCTGCGGCTAGCGGCTAGCATTAGCTGGATGCTCTCTTGTCCGCACAACACCTCGCCGACCGTCTCGGCTCGGACTCCATGCGGCCCGGCGACACAAAGAACCCCGGACCGAGGCGGGGATCGAACCGTGTGAGGCGGCACAGGAGCAGCGAGATGTTATTCACTGTTTAACGGTGTCGCTCGATCCTCCATTAAAGCCACATCCACAGCTCCGTGTTGTCTCTGCCCCGCTCGGCTTCTGCTGCCCGTTAGCTGCCTGTGGAGGTGCTGCGGTGAAAAGCGCAACCCACGGTTATTTGTATTCTCTTCCGGTCACGTCACgacgttttgttttttaaactggtGTAAATCTACAATATTATTTTACCTTGGCACCACAAACTaatcctcttttcttttatgctcttctgtttctttatatattttaaatacactattatttattattattattttatatccatgtatagatagatacatacacacatatttcaAACTCAAACTATTGTTTATCGTGGGGGTTTCAAGTGTTGAGCGTTTTTCTAAACTCGAGTTTAACTGCTGTTATGTTGTCGTAATGTTGtcattaaatgtcatttattgCTCTTTTAATCTCTTATCATTGTGAAGCACTTAGTAACCTAAGTTTTGAAacgtgctatataaataaaagattaCACTCCATAAAGATAATATCTTAAAACATGGACAGGTTACGACCTGCAGCATCTGACCTCAGAGCTGTTTTAAtctcttaaaatatatttttaaaaaaaactcttgtcTATAGTATGAATAATctcaaatgcatttatttacttattattttaGCTAAATCCTACATTTTTTAAGAAGCTGgggtcatttaaaaaaaacaagaactaAAGAACTTATACAAACACTTATACATAATTTTTCACCGTGTTTATTAAAATCTGAAGGCTAACGTGAACAAAAGGCTCCTATGATGAAAGAAGAAACTGTATAAAGAGAAGCTTGTGCTCTAAAGCCAAAAAGTATATTTGTTTATCAACCTCATATGGAAATATGCTAAAtctataactaaataaaaggaatcttgtgtttgtctaatcatttgttggttttatttgctCTAAAACTAAATGTTCACCTcctgtaaataaattaaacttctACCGACACACAAACCAACTGGTGTCACGTGACCAGACTGTTGTCATGTGACGTATGCGGAAGTAGTAGCACCGGCCATGAGCAGCGAAACGTGAGTATCTGAAGTCTTTGTAAATTGTTGTAATTCTGTAGTTTAACTAAGAACAGGTCGTTAATTAAAGTGTCAAcgtattaaatataaattatacgTTGATAAAGTAATGTCCACAGATTGACCCtgtgatttaaaacctgacagTCGTTATATTTAATTCAGagttaaaaagaaacataaagagACGGATTAAGATTAGAAATTATAGTGAAATCAGGCAAAATGAAGATTAgttctttatatatttgttttctcatttctcatttctatGCTTTTTAAACTGCATCCATTAAAATCCCACTCATTTTAATAGTTATCTAGTTATTTGTATGTTATTGCTCAGTTATTATCCATTTTATATCTttgtatacaaatatatattaattcatGAACCAATGCCGGTTATCATAGTGTACTcggttttatattttgtgtatttctttgaaaattggctgtttttctttgaacaGATTGAAAAGTTTTATCGagagctgcagaaaatgtcagtttttacgAGAATTTCTCTGAAGCCTGAAGTGGTCGAACATCTACAGAGCGTCTTCTTGAACGCGGAGGTAAGAATTCACATGTGGTTCTTAGATGTAATTGCTCTCTTGTGTTTGGATGCATCAGTATTGTAATTTTACCTAAGATGTCTGTTTTAGTGatattgttcttgttttgtaAGATAAATCTTTCCACCATGTTTAAAATCCCACGTCAGTTAATCATCTTATTTTGTTTGCGCATCATTTCTTCCGCTCTTTCCCTTCGgtttcattttgtctctgttgtgttcaggtgttgGCTGCAGTGGGTCACCAGGAGGCCGAGAGTCGTTTTCACAGGCTGCTCACATGTCTCACACACCCGCCTTCGTACACATGTGTTCGGGCCAGCACTCATCTCGCCTCCCTGGAGGAGATCAGACACAAGTTGGGAGAAGAGCTGACGAAGGTGAGTCTTCTTTTCTCGCAGCggaaattaaatgaaagaaCACTGGAGGCTGTGATCAGTGGAGACGTGATCATTTATAATCCATCACTCATATGTTGTTATTGAAGCAGCAGATGTGCAGCTCGTCAGCAGAGGACGTCTCCCTTCGGATCGTCCCTCACCCGAGAATTCCAGAtgttctgctgcttcctgtcgATGGCCCAAGGTATGATGGGAAGGCTGGAACAGCGTCACactcctctgctctgtggagtACACACTTAAATTAGAATGTCTGTCCAACCACACGGCTGATGTCACATAAGGCAAAACCCAGTTTGTGacttctctcttctcttgtaTTCTTAGGCCCGTGaagcagctcagctcagaggTGATGGTCGGCGCTCAGTGCGGCAACGCTGTGCTGCGAGGAGCTCATGTGTTCGCCCCGGGGATCCTCGCCAGCCCCAAGTGTAAGAGACAAAGGCCTATGTCATGAGaacatatgtatgtgtgtgttgagtccACAGTTTATCAGTGAACAACACAGCCCTTTTACTTTGTCGGTTTTTCATCAGAGTGCGGTTGTGTAACACGAGAGCCGCCCGTGATGTTTTTGTGCCGACAGACATGAAGGCTGGAGATGTGGTTTCTGTCTTCTCTGACTTGGAGGGAAGGTGCACCCGAGGAGCCACGAGTTTCCAGGGGAAGAAGGTGTTTGTGGGAAATGGAGTCGCTGAACTGGGCCGCTCCAGCATCTTCTGCGCAGATAAACCTCCAAAGTTAGTGGATTTAGATGTAAATGTATGACTCGGCATGCGATGCCAAGATGAGAATGGCAGTGTAATaaatagaacaaataaaaaacaaataaaggaatCGCTACTTGGATATGAAACGAAACTGCTCAGATGCGGAGATCAGGCTCCTCAAAAACGTGATTGAAAGTAAATGTTATTGAACACTGCTCCaacattttaaaggtttattgtattgattaaaaacaagacaaatgcaCCTCTGACGTCTACCAGTCTCCCCCCCGGTCAAACAGTCTGTCTTCTGTATTTTTAGAGGTGTTGGTGTTCGGATGGTGGATCCACTTTATCAGAGTCCTTCGTTTGATGGTGTTCTTCCCAACCTGGCGTTCCTACAGGTATTTGTTATATTAAAATCTACATGACAGTAATCAGATGCATGTTCTACCCTTTTTTCTGTCAGCATGCCAAGTAGTTTAGCTgataaatgctaatgtcagtcCCCAAAGTAAACTGACTTTGTGTCTGCAGAACCTCCCGTCTGTGGTGGTGGGACACGTGCTCGGGCCTCGTCCTGGAGAACGGATCCTGGATATGTGCGCCGCACCTGGAGGGAAGACCTGTCACATCGCTGCCCTCATGGGGGATCAGGCACGACTTTTATTCATGAACAgtctgctgctgatgtgtttgCTGCTCTGGGGATCGTAGTTAATATTCAGAGGTTTCAATGTTTTTAACGTGTATTGTGATTTAGAGCGTTGCACGTTCTCATCTTAAAGGGAAACTCCACTTATTTTACACTTACAGCATTTGAAAGAAGTTTTTAAAGATGCCTTCTAAAGATTATATCAAAGTCTAAGAATCTCTGTCTCACGCAGGGCGAGGTCGTGGCCTTGGACCGGATCCGAAATAAGATTGACCGAATTCATCAAAATGCCCAAATGTTGCAATTGCGCAGCATCAAAGCCTTTTGCTTCAACAGCACTCAGGCTGTGAGCAGTGACCCGGCGCACGGCACCGAAGGTAGAGAGCTGCTTTTATAGATTTATCTGTTTATTGATCCCAGCGACCCAGCAGACTGATAACacctctgtttctgttcatgttGCAGGACCACCCTTCCCTCCTGAGAGTTTTGACCGGGTTCTGTTGGACGCTCCCTGCAGCGGCCTCGGGCAGAGGCCCAACATGGCGTGCACCTGGAGCCTCAAGGAGATTTGTTCGTACCAGCCTCTGCAGCGCAAGTTGTTTCACGCTGTAGGTTTCACCGCTCGCAGATCCAACACTTCTGACATGTTTAACCTCCGTTTGTTAACAGTTTGAGTGTCACATCATATTGATAATAACCCACTTGGGTCAGTAGGTGGCAGCGTCTGACAGTATTTAATCTTTCTACAgtttaattcacattttaaaaggaaaGTCTACCTCAATatgaaatgctgttttttaataGAAACATAACTTTAACCCTAAGTTACacattatgttttaaaaatgactgaGGAGcaactttgacctctgaaagAAACCAGTCAGAAAAGTGGCTCCATAACTTTTTGAGGATGTGTTCAAAAATATTAGCTCCCATTTTCCCGGCTgccttttaaaacaaatacacatgaaTGTAGTTTAAGAGGAAAGCACATGTGGAGTTTTGGGTTTCAGCATGACTGATGGATGGATTACTATCAGGGAGATTAGAGTCCAGTGCGGAGgacatcatttatcatttatcccAGTGACACAATGAGCTTCATCCACTGACGGCTCCTCAAGGTCAGTCAACATGCAGGCTGAAGAACAAGGCTCCTGTTTGTAAGACGTGTCAGTGCTCATACACAACACAACCTGACAAGTAAATCTGCAATAATGCTtctgcagtaaaatgtttggCCACTTgagggcagcagaaacaaggtGTGAACACATGTCATCTCCTTGTATATGATGAACCTGTTGCTTTGCTTTATTTACACATCAAGAACTTTAGCAACGTCTCCATATCAGGTGATGTTTTTACAAACCAGATGAATTCAAGTTTAATATTCACTAttgttcaccagctagttgcAAACTATGTCTGTTGTATGGTAAAGCACTTCCACCTGTTTATCAACCAGCTGCAATTTGCCAACTACTGCCCCCTGAGGCTGGAAGGCAGAAAACACCCAGCGGGCACTTGATAGCTGGTGTCAGTACTTTTTGTTTTAGGATGGATGAACTGGTTGGTTCTGTAAATCCAGTGCTGGAGAAAGTACTAGAACATGGTAACACAGTAACGGTTCTACTTGAATTAAGAGTGACTAGGTTCTTGCTTTGGAACATACTggaagtattaaaagtaaaagtacttgcaggGTGTAGCCTATTCCGTAATACAATGGTCTACGACCTTACTTTTACTCCATTATGAAATGGTGTAAAAGTGATAAAGAGCAGATCCCTGTGCTTTTCAATTGGAGCTTACGGGAAATGAGAGCAGTGTACAGCGGGTTTTAAGAGctaataagaaaaacaatgtcGAGTGAAGTGAAATCATTAAGTGGAAAAAGATCAGCTGCAACACTATAAAGCTGAAAGGAGCTGCAGATTCAGGTGATAATTCAACTACGTTCAAGTGAATCCTTTTACATTGTCtcattgtgttattttaaaaaccTCCATTATAGCagctgtaataaaatgtttgtgttatgAACTAAATAGATAAACCAgtagatgctgtgtgtgtgtgtgtgtgtttgcaggcagTGCAGCTGTTAAAGACAGGCGGGGTTCTGGTGTACAGCACCTGCACAGTGACTCTAGCAGAGAATGAGGAGCAGGTCGCCTGGGCCCTCGCTACCTTTCCCTGCCTCACGCTTCAGCCACAGGTAACAGTGTTGTAGCCGCGTGCAtggactcacaaacacacccagaGATTTGAAGCAAACTTCAACCTCTCTTTGCTCTTCTCCTCGTCCTTGTCAGGAGCCTCACATTGGTGCAGAAGGCATGTTGGGAGCCGGCCTGCCACCTGAACAGCTGCGCCTCCTCCAGAGGTTCAGTCCCGAGCTGATCTGGGACCAGACGGAGACGACAGCTCCCCTCCCAGACAGAGCTGACAGGGACACCATCGGCTTCTTTATTGCCAAGTTCCTGAAAAACTGACCGGAGGGCATAATGTTGTCTCTCGCAGCCCTCGTGTGGGACTGCAGTCGGGAACAATGGTGTTTATATTATGACACACTGTGTGCTTTGACGCGCCCGTGTTGACAGAGACGCTCGCTGCGCTGTTTACAGCATCTGCCTCcaaacagctgctctctgaAACTGCGGGCCATATAGGGATAAGCTTTATAAACACCGAGGgcaggggagagggggagggtgGTGGGGAGGCACGTGGGGATGGAGCCTGAATGAGTATTGGCAAATGCGGCAGTGCTGGCGTTGCTATGACAACAGTGACGACACAGCTGCCATGGTGACAGCGGATCCAGTGGATGTGAGAGCGCGGATCAGGAAGTAGCGTGCAGAAGGAGGTCATCAGAGGTATTAACAATTTAGTGTCTTTTAGCAGACGAGCGGGACGTCTAATTAAAACTTCTGCCGCAGAAAGAAGTGATGCTGACGTGTAACCCTGACTCAATGTTGGATAtgaattttattttgtcacgataaaaacacaattcaagTAAGTTTTTTGTCCCATGAAGTTGATGATACTGATGAAATGTTGGTCCAAATGCTCTCCATCACTGATAAGGTAACATTTTTAGAATTTATAAGCACCATATGAAGTTTGGACACTAATCACAGGTGGAGTACAAGTACAAAGTACAAAttagtaaaagtcctgcatttgTAAACCTACTTAAGTAAAAGTTGAGAAGTATAATCagcaaaatgtactttaaaaatCTAAAGCTCAAGTACAAGCACCTCAAATTTGTACTTAAGCACAGTACTTGAGTAAGTGTACGCCATTACTTTCTGCTAAAAGGACATTTTAAGTGATTATGAATGGCAacatttctcctgtttcctacgatgttatattttatattattaaaaccGTGTTTTACTATATTATCATTGGTTATCTGTTTACATCAAAGACTGGACAAcgcatctcctcttcctcccgcaGTAGCGAGGTCTAACTACTTGAAACCAAActtttggaaaaataaacaattgaACACAAACCTATGTGATACCTTTTATGACAGAAACcctatttgagaaaaatgtatctgatgtctactttttcttttgttactATCCCAcacattaacatggaggaggcagggatttacggcctatactgcagccagccaccaggtggcgattaagagcctttggcttcacttgtgcGGAGCTgtcacatctttatatacagtcaagaGTTTATACATTAATGTCCAATGTCACAGGAGGAGTTTACGTTGTTGACGGTTTTATCGATTAACACAATTATTTACATAACTAACATAGTGCTATGAATCATTTAATTACATGAATGTTAGAGGGACTTAAAGTGTCACCGCTAATTTATTCAGTGCTAAATTAATTGTGTCCATTAAGTGTGAACAGTGATATTTATGGGCTGGAGTCTGCAGTGCAGAGCTCACACATCTGGCCCAGTCGTCTGTCATGCAGCGTTTGTGACCTCAGCTCAATCCCTGAGAATCAGTGCGTCCTCACATCTGTGTGGAAGAGCCGGCAGACTGCGCCACTCGGTGCAGTTGATCCCATGTCCATTGTATGTAGTGGTCGACTTTAATGCTCTACTCACGGCAGCACTGACGGCTTAAGAGCCCCCCCTCCCCGTTTAACAACATTAAGAATTCTAAGATTAAATCAGCTGCATCTCTGGCAgtgcttgtttgttttgcttgttttggaggctcgtgtgtgtttgtgtgtgtgtgtgtgtgtgtgaggaggagcagcttcCTATTTTAGACGCATCTCCTCTGTATTGTCATTCATGTCGATGTTGTCATGACGACTCCGGAGGCGGGCCGGTGAGTCTACCTCAGTTTTTTCAGTAGACTTTCAGACGACTATTTATAGACACAgctttcccctcctctgtctgGGTCTTCTGACAAAGCACACGTCAAAAGGCTTCTTCCCCCCCGAGCGGCAAGTCCTCTTGTTGccaactttattcttttatatttatgcattatgtacacacacatgtacaccgTTAAAAAACCAGTAGTGCTATCAATGTAGCATAGAAATGGAGTTTTTTAGAATTACAATTGTCAGGCAAAACCAAAGAAGATGAGCAGATGGTGGGTTTGTAAACAGAGGGGCCTGGACTCATATTTAGCTGGATACAGATTTTCAACACATGATATCTGAAAAAAGTAGTTTGACAACACAGAGTATTGAGCCTAAAGTTTGGCTGTTGGAAGCTCAAAGCATCAATCACCATCAATTTGCATGAAATAAGACAATTTGTATTTAACATCTTTCAGACGTGCACAGAAGTCTGGAcaattttctggaggggctgcacgtgagaacgcaaatatcACTTCCTTCAGGGTGTGTTCAGACAATATCGGAGTGAGCCCATGTttgaatacagcaggaaaatgtcccgATAATTCACAGCAaacaagtgggcgtgttgatgatgcaCAACTgtaagaatacaaatgtctcaAGGATGAAAAATAAGAGTCATACACGTGGAAGACGCTGAATTTCTGTTTATGTCCTgtctgaatgttctggacattttcctgttttctttaacgcgtctgacccggacaatctcctgctgcgttcctAATATgtcaaaggcaaactccggacaatgtccagaaaattgggtaCGGACATTTTTTCTGAGTTTATCTCTGGAAACGGCTTCACTCAGCGGCGTGAGAACATAACAAGAATACTGAAAACTTCTTACTCTCGTTACATTTGAAAttgtttgaattttgttttacaaacaaatctttttttttttgtgaggaaCATACTGAAGAAATATCCATAGCTGAACATCTGTGTACTACGATGATGTGATGACTTCAAGTGGGAGTTGAACAACATTCGTTAGAAAAGGGGCCAGACTCAATAAAAGATGAACCTTCATGGAGTGTTGGTCGCAGCAGACCTACTGTGAGCTGCATGTCGTATCAAATTGCTTTCCCATTAAACCAAAGTTAACCAGTAAAAGTGCAGAACAACGGGTGTATCAATGTTATAAAATGTTTCTGGACCCATACAAAGAACAGTACTGCATGTAAGAGAGGAATTTACTGTCGAACTCGCTTTGTTTCGTAAGGCATGACTAAGGTGCACCTCCTCCACGGAGGCTTAAATATGTCGGAGCCAAATGTTGAAAACCAGGGACGCAGAATTTCAAAAAGGGAACTAGGCAAATAACTGATGAACGTTCAAATTAAAGGAGTAGTACGACACTTTGGGAAATAGATTTACAAGATTTGCTGCTGGAGATTAGACGCCAGTATCTGTCTCTTTAAGCTACAGCTACCAGCCAGTTAGCTCTTTTACCAAATAGTACACTTTCTAATGTTAACACATgcagtttgatttgattgaccCTCGTGAAGTTTATAATGTTCAGGTCTTTTTTAGAGAGGTGCTGATTCAACTGCATATACAGAGACGTGTTTCTGTTATTCATCCTGCTCTTAATTACACACACGAGcggacaaaataatagaaaaaccCGTCAGTGTAACACAATACAAAccaacagcaccacaaactgcagcctccaaaaTATTCAATCGACACTTCTCTAACACACAAATCGGAACATTATAACCTTCATGAACACTATTGCAGGATTATACCAGGCTGCATTAgttgaattattttaattaattattttatttcccaaatggtcaaactattcctttaaagaAAGGACCTCTGTAAAAACAGCATCAAACCATCTTGGTTAGTCAACTCTTGCAGTCAACCCTAGCAGTAGTCTGAAGGAACATATTCAAGTGGTAGcaagcaaaaaacaaaatgaaaataaaaacaataaaaaaaaaaaaatgctaatcACAGAAAGCACAGCTCAGTACAGAAACCAAATTCTGCTTTTGTGTCATGCTTTGTCAAACACAGGTTTAAAATATGCATATTTTAAGAATATTCATGCATATCCACACATAAACAACGTCTATGcatagatacacacatacatatatttatatttgtatctaTGTAATCAAAATCCTGCCGTTGGAAAAGATGCAACAGCATTTACAAAGGAGGTGTACATAAATAGGATGCTGTGGTCTCAGGGTATAGCAGCACAATGGAGAACAGAACGGTCTGTAAGAGGAAGAGTGGGAATGAGCTTCAGGAGGGATTTGGTCGGTCACTGGTGGATGTAGGAGTCTCTCACCCACTCCCCTGCATCACCCCTCTTTTTGGGGGCCACCTCCCCCTCCCGGTCCCTGTCTCTGTCCCGGTCGTAGTAGTGATGGTGGTGGTCACGTGCCggccggtggtggtggtgagagCGCTGCTTGTTACGTTCATTATGGTCCTGTTCGCGCTCTTTGGAGCGGTGGTTTCCCGTGCCGTGAGCAGGCTCGTCGGCCGCGCCgcggtgatggtggtggtggtgatgatggtggttgTGGTCCCGGTGGGGCAGCGGCTCGTAGCGCTGTTGCTGCTGGGGGTGCCCCTCCCCTAGatcctcgtcctcctcatcctcctcgtcctcctcgtcctcttcctcctcttcctggtGGAGCATCTGAGTGCGTGGCTCAATGTAAGCAGAGTCCTTGCTCTCTCGGCTCTCCCTGCTTTCTCGGCTCTCGGGGGTCTCAGAGTCCAGAGTCTCCTGCCGGGAGAGGCCCCTGGCTCGGCTGCTTTgttggtggtgatggtggttgTGTTGCTCAGTCCTGGTGGAAGACGAACGGTGGTGGATGTGCTGCGCTCTCCTGGTGGACTCCGACCTCAGGGGCCTCTCCTCCTCGTTGTCCTCCCCCTCAACCTCTGCATCAGCATCCGCCTGGTCCTGgctctggt harbors:
- the nsun6 gene encoding tRNA (cytosine(72)-C(5))-methyltransferase NSUN6 isoform X1 yields the protein MSVFTRISLKPEVVEHLQSVFLNAEVLAAVGHQEAESRFHRLLTCLTHPPSYTCVRASTHLASLEEIRHKLGEELTKQQMCSSSAEDVSLRIVPHPRIPDVLLLPVDGPRPVKQLSSEVMVGAQCGNAVLRGAHVFAPGILASPKYMKAGDVVSVFSDLEGRCTRGATSFQGKKVFVGNGVAELGRSSIFCADKPPKGVGVRMVDPLYQSPSFDGVLPNLAFLQNLPSVVVGHVLGPRPGERILDMCAAPGGKTCHIAALMGDQGEVVALDRIRNKIDRIHQNAQMLQLRSIKAFCFNSTQAVSSDPAHGTEGPPFPPESFDRVLLDAPCSGLGQRPNMACTWSLKEICSYQPLQRKLFHAAVQLLKTGGVLVYSTCTVTLAENEEQVAWALATFPCLTLQPQEPHIGAEGMLGAGLPPEQLRLLQRFSPELIWDQTETTAPLPDRADRDTIGFFIAKFLKN
- the nsun6 gene encoding tRNA (cytosine(72)-C(5))-methyltransferase NSUN6 isoform X2, with product MSVFTRISLKPEVVEHLQSVFLNAEVLAAVGHQEAESRFHRLLTCLTHPPSYTCVRASTHLASLEEIRHKLGEELTKQMCSSSAEDVSLRIVPHPRIPDVLLLPVDGPRPVKQLSSEVMVGAQCGNAVLRGAHVFAPGILASPKYMKAGDVVSVFSDLEGRCTRGATSFQGKKVFVGNGVAELGRSSIFCADKPPKGVGVRMVDPLYQSPSFDGVLPNLAFLQNLPSVVVGHVLGPRPGERILDMCAAPGGKTCHIAALMGDQGEVVALDRIRNKIDRIHQNAQMLQLRSIKAFCFNSTQAVSSDPAHGTEGPPFPPESFDRVLLDAPCSGLGQRPNMACTWSLKEICSYQPLQRKLFHAAVQLLKTGGVLVYSTCTVTLAENEEQVAWALATFPCLTLQPQEPHIGAEGMLGAGLPPEQLRLLQRFSPELIWDQTETTAPLPDRADRDTIGFFIAKFLKN